CTTAGGTACTTAactccccttgaaatcaatgagcattaggcacctaaatacctttgtgaatcccactgttgggctctctgtgcctcagtttcctcatctgtagcATGGGGataatagccctgccctgcctcacaggggtgtgagaggataaatacagtaaaggtactgaggagctcagatactatggtaatggggggcCAGATCAGCActttaagccttgtctacactaggaggtgtTTCTGGTGCAGTTATACTGGAAACCctgtagtgtggacacagctataTCCATTGCTAAGTGTTTCTACCACTACAGCTTATGCCAGTGCCCCCGATCAGCATAAGCTACACTGCAGTAAGCGCAGGCACATTGGTAAAACTGCAGCTACACTAGGGCCTTTGCGGGCACACCTATGTTAGGAAAATACCCTTAACCAATGTAACTACGCTGGTAAAAGCTGTGGGGGTCTTGTTCTGAACTGTATGTTAATCAGCCAGACGCCCCAAAGGGGAGAAAACCCCCCAGTGCGGAGTTTGATTAACTGGGGGGAAAGGAGAAATGAGGCAGAGGGGTAGAGTCAGGCTGGATAAACCTGCTGCTCTGGGACTGTAACTAGGGACACACGTCTCTCTCCAGCTGGAGTTTGATGAGCCTGTATTTTGTTACCATCTCCTCCTGGTTGCGGATCGCGAGCATGCGAGAGCTCTTCCCCGAGCAGTCGTCACGGCTCCCAGTCCAGTTTTTACGCTCCTTAGACAGCCAGTAGCACTTGTCCCCATGCAGCAGCCAGTAGCTGGGACAGAGTTTGCACCCGGAGCCCTCTGGAGCGGGAGATGGGAACAGAGGTGTCATTCATTCTGAACATGCAAATTACGGCTGGGTGAAAACTCTTGTTcaaagttctttttttttaatggaaaatgtcattttgacCAAAATAAAAGTGTTTATTGTAGTTGTCATTTTTTGATGGGGAGAAGGGACTCAAAAtggaaatactgattttttttgtgggggggcgGCAGTAGCGATGGAGGATTTCATTCAGTTTTGGAGGGGAAATAAACATTTACTCTCAACATTTCCCCCCATTGGGAAAGAGGGGGAGGACTTTCACTTTTCTACTTCCTTCAGAGGACATCAAACTGTcatttctttttatatttatCATGAACTAGGTTTACAATGTATCAGCTCTAGTTTTAGATATTGCTTAAGTTTTTCCCTACAGCCATGTAAAAAGCCTTCAGACTCAATGTACGAGTGAGGGCTTTTCTCAGGGTCAGCACTCAAGCAGCCGGCATGCTGTAGGCCAGGACAGCAaggtgctggcagagctgggaggccagagaagagaaaattcacttgaagtctttacacAGAGTTGGTTTCTTACTAAAGATCTGCTCTGACTCAGTCACAAGTTCTGGGCTctatgcaggaatcactgggtgggATTGTCCGGATTGCTGCAGTAAAATGTAGTTCCTGGGGATCTGACCATGTCAGATCATAAAAGTTGAACACAGACAGACCCAGCCTGTACCCCGATGGGAGACCTCAAGGGaaactgaagcctggtctacactaggcgtttaaaccggttttaggagcgcaaaaccgatttaacgccacaactgtccacactaggaggcaccttatatcgattttaatggctctttaaaccggtttctgtactcctccctaacgagaggagtaacgctagtatcggtattaacatatcggattagggttagtgtggacgctgatcgacggcattggcctccgggagctatcccacagtgcaccagtgaccactctggaccgcaatctgaactcggatgcagtggtcaggtagacaggaaaagccccgcgaacttttgaatatttcctgtttgcccagcgtggagctccgatcagcacgggtggcgatgcagtccgaaatcaaaataaaaaaagagctccagcacggaccatgcggatgtgatcgctgtaagggcaggcaaatctgttctatcagcgctctgttacagaagatgaaattcagaatccttttttaaaaatctccagacagacgccatagcagggactcagcgcactgcagcgtgacaagcgtaacggaaagccaaagaatcaaatggacgctcatggactggaggactgaagctatcccacagttcctgcagcctccgaaaagtatttgcattcttggctgagctccaaatgcttctagggtcaaacacagtgtccgcggtgggtcagggcatagcttggcaatctactcaccccccacacacacacccagaagtgaaagggaaaacaatcctctgactcttttacatgtcaccctatctttactgattgctgcagatagacgcgatggtgcagcactcaacaccaacatccttgctccccccacgccatggctggctgatggtacaatacgactggtaccagtcctcatcatcagcctattggcacatggggcagtgcaaaaggactggtaaccataccaacttgcttgggacaggtcgatcaaggtcgcctggtcctaatttttcctggtagatggtgcagtatggctgataaccattgtcgtcatagcaacagggggctgagctccatcagcccccacccttcatgtgtaaagaaaagattcaagtgcccctgaactagcagagagatgctgggcttctctcctacacactccttactgtcctgtctggactatcatagcagctggaggctgccttccactcatatctcactaacaagtcactgtgtctattcctgcattctttattacttcatcacacaagtggggggacaatgctacggtagcccagaaaggctgagggaagaacggaatcaacaggtggggttgttgcaggagcaccccctgtgaatagcatacagctcataatttctgcaggatctgacacagagcagctgtgctctctggttctctgatacagcggttctctagtacacttattctattctaggcaggactaattctatttttagataccaaaaaggagagattgactcagggagtcattcccaattttggcttttgcgcccctggctaagagcagccaggggcacttatgacagcagcaaatggaacagtgcaaaaggactggtagccatgctcatcttattaccaatttatggtatggtagatggtacagtatggctgataaccatctctgctatcatgcaaaagcaaaagcatgctgctgtgtagcgctgctgaatcgcctctgtcagcggcatctagtacacatacggtgacagtcacaaaaagcaaaacaggctccatggttgccatgctatggcatctgccagggcaatccagggaaaaaagccacgaaatgcttgtctgccgttgctttcccagaggaaggagtgactgacgacatttacccagaaccacccgcgacaatgattattgccccatcaggcactgggatctcaacccggaaatgccaaggggcgggggaggctgcgggaactatgggatagctacgggatagctacccacagtgcaacgctccagaaatcgacgctatcctcggaccatggacgcacaccaccgatttaatgtgtttagtgtggccgcgcgcactcgattttataaaatctgttttacaaaaccggtttatgcaaattcggaatagtcccgtagtgtagacgtaccctgagtgttGAAACAAATAATATTGAAGACTGAGATAGAAGGACACCACCTAACAAGGCAGAACTGAACCTAGTGCCCCAGTCTGGCAGTAGGGGGTGCTGTACCACTGCTAGTGCCATGGTTcagctgtagggtgaccagatgtcctgataaaattgggactgtcccgatatctAGGCGTTTGTCCCGCATCCCAACTATGTTTGGTCAGGAcgcaatttgtcctgatattttgcagtactccatttgttttgtttttttggttttgctcTGCCGGTgaccctgcaccccgcccccccatgtgtcccgatattttcttcctctcatctggtcatcctattcaGCTGAGAACTAAAAGCAAGGTCCACTTGGGTTCATtaagagctgccatactgggtcagaccactgtCTGTATTGCTCAGTATGCTGTCTCTTACGAAGGcccataccagagcttcaggggagtgtacagaacagggcaattatggagtgatccacctctcttccactcccagcttctggtagtcggAGGTTCAGCATCCCTCCAATCCTAGCATTGTATCCCTGACCGTCTTagctaatagcctttgatggatctatttcttttttgaacccagttatacttttgaccctcacaacatcccatggcaatgagttccacaggttagttatgagttgtgtgaaaaagtacttcctctcgtcatattaaacctgctgcctattaatttcattgggtgacctctggtttcTGTATTGTGGGCAGGGTAAATAATACTTCGCAATTcatttttttccacaccattcatgtcctatcacaggggtcggcaacctttcagaagtgctgtgccgagtcttcatttattcactctaatttgaggtttcacgtgccagtaacacattttaacattttttagaaggtctctttttataagtctataatatagaactaaactattgttgtatgtaaagtaaataagatttttaaaatgtttaagaagcttcatttaaaattaaattaaaatgcagagtccccgaGACGGGTGGCCAGGAtccgagcagtgtgagtgccactgaaaatcagctcgcgtgccgcctttggcacccgtgccataggttgcctaccccatcCTATAATATGCCCCCTtcgttgtctcttttctaagccgaACAGCCCTCATCTTTTTAGTGTTttcttgtatggaagctgttccgtacCATTGATGAtcatttttgcctttctctgaaccatttccagttccactacatcctttttgaaatggggtgaccggaactgtacacagtattgaaGGTgagggtgcaccatggatttatttataggcactatgatattttctgtcttattttctatccctttccaaaTAGTCCCTAACATACTGTTAGCCTTTTGAACACTGCTGAATATTGAGAAGAAGCTTTCATTGAACTATCCACCATGACAGCAAGATCTCTTTTtttgggtggtaacagctaatttagaacccatcagtgtatacgtatagttgggattatttttttccaatgggcATTACCTTGCActtatcaatgttgaatttcatctgccatttgttgTCAAGTCACCCAGTTGTGAGGGATTCCTCGGTAATGCCTCACAGTCAgttttgaacttaactatcttgaataattttgtatcgtctgcagactttgccacttcactgttcacccccttttttCAAATAATTAATGAATATGTTCAACAGCTctggtcctagtacagatcctcaggggaccccactatttacctctttccactgtgaaagtggaccatttattcctaccttttgtttcctgtaTTTCACCccgttattgatccatgagaggacctcccCTCTTATCCCTGGCTACTTACTTATTTTAAGAGCcattggtgaaggaccttgtcaaaggctttcagaaaaTCCAAGTGCGCTATAGCCACTAGATCACGCTcattcacatgcttgttgactcccttgAAGAATTCACTTATGTTGATTCTTCCACAACAAATCATGTTTATCTATgtatctgatcattctgttcttggTAGAAACTATAGTGAATTTGCCCAGTACTCAAGCCAGgttcacctctggagccctttttaaaaaccagcattacattagctaccttccagtcatctgACTCttcttgaatcatagaatatcagggttggaagggacctcaggaggtcatctagtccaccctcctgctcaaagcaggaccaattcccaactaaatcatcccagccagggctttgtcaagcctgaccttaaaaacctctaaggaaggagattctaccacctccctaggtaacccattccagtgcttcaccactctctgagggaaaaagtttttcctaatatccagcctaaacctcccccactgcaacttgagaccactgctccttgttctgtcatctgccaccaccgagaacagtctagatccatcctctttggaaccccctttcaagtagttgaaagcagctatcaaatcccccctcatccttctcttctgcagacttaaacaatcccagttccctcagcctctcctcataagtcatgtgctccagccccctaatcatttttgttgctctccgctggactctttccaatttttccacatccttcttgtagtgtgaggcacagtactccagatggggcctcaccaatgttgaatagaggggaatgatcacatccctcaatctgctggcaacatccctcaatctgctgggtGGTCTGAATACTGGGTGGTCTGAACCTGTTCAAATTCTAGCCTGGGGTGACTTCAATTTGTCTCTCTAAAACACCTCCTGCAGTTCCAACAGACTATGGGATTCTTCTTCAGTCATTTCCCTTACACATTGTATAgcagtgctctgtgctgctgaacagctgttgagtttcaccccagaggtggatgCATTTCAGTAGTGGGGGAAATGATTCCTGTGAGTCCTACAgagtttgtaaaacactttgtgaTCCAACCTCTATAGCAGTTGTAGTACATTATTATTAAAACTGTCTATGCTCTACCAATGGGAATTACTCTGACCACTAGCAGCAAAgaggtcctgtggcaccttatagactaccagacgtattggagcatgagttgtGTCCGATGCATCTGACCACTAGATGTCACCGCTGCTCCTCTGCATAAACTGTTGAGAATTATGATTTAATTGTACTTAAATTGTAAGCTATTTGGGTCAGAGACTGTCTTTTTATGAATTTTGTTAACAGCACCTggaacaatggggccctgatccacaACTGGGTCTTTTGGCATCACTGCAATATAAATCAATGGTTAGTATTACAGGAGAACAGAGAACAGAGGCCACAAAAATGAAtatggaccccattgtgctaggtgctgcacataccCATAGTAAGacaatctctgccccaaagagctaccAATGCAAACATAGGATGAGAAACAGGTGGAGATACATAAAGAGGGAACAAGATGACAGGGAGAGTGAAATAACCGTATTGGTACAGAAAGAGGCAGTTGCTGCATTTACCTTGCACCCACCTATTGGGACTGATGAAAAGAGAAAAGACAGAGGAGCTTGGGGTGTACAGTACATCACTATCACACCTAAAGCATTAGAGCATATTAAAAAGCGTCCCATCTACTTAAAGGTCACCCTGAACATTGTTTTCCCAGATGTAGTTATGAGTAGAGTTGATTCATAAAAAATTgccttttttcaaaatgaaaatcttCACAGAAAACTTGTTGCATTTGAACTTTTCTAGTTGTTGTTGAAAAAATCTTCTGAACAACTTTTGTTGTTGAAAAAATCTCCTGAACACTTTGACTAAAAAAATGAAAGTTTACTCCCATGGTTTCGCCCCTTTACACTATCACTTTGGCAATGTTGCCGTCTCTCATATTTTTATCACACATCTTGTGAAGTTTGGTGTTTTCTTTTaagccccacctcctggagtcaGGGGATTATGTGAGAATGTTAGTTTCATTAACAAAAGTTTCTGTCCCTCAgaattgcagagaaaagctgacAGCAGGCCCCCAAGTGCAACCTAAaggctcagacaccagaaggcaaacataaagaacccaaaatgtataATTTTCCTAAAATAAGTCAATCTCATAATTTTTAGGGCATAACTCATGGGTTTTTGGATGCGTGGGGGGTCACAACACTGGAGTAATGTATATAAAGGGGCCTCAGTATGAATGAGAATCTGGTCCATTGTGTTTCaagctgacagtgtccctttaacatgGTGAATGGATTTTCAATCATAGCTAGAGTGCTGCAAACTCTTCCAGGGAGAGTGACTCATGGCTCTGGGACAGTATGAGCCGGGGTTACCTGCCAAGCTGCCATTGTGGGGTTTCAAGTGAGACCGGAAATCCTCTTGGCAGGAGCACTCTGCTTCATTATTCTCCGATGTATTCAGAGTTCCTCTGGTCTGTCCTTCACAAGAGATATGCAACTGGGAAACTTCAAAACAGCATCAGTGTCAATAAAAATTACTTCTATTGCAGCTATTTAGGAATTAAAAAACAATTGTGGAGGGTGTAAAATCATCAGTGTAATGTGTCCATCACAGCTAGGGTAGGGATAGAGGAAGAGAAAATCCTATTCACTACTCAATGTTGGTGCATTTCTATCCTCCACCCACATGTAACAGTGAACCTGTCTTAGTTGGATCACACAACTTTCATGCATCTAGCTTTTAAATGCACCTTGTTCTGGTAACATTTTGACCTGGCTGGTGATGTAATGCCAAGGATTTCATTCTTAAACGGACTGGAATCAGGAATGGAATATCAGTGGGATTTGGGAATGAGAAGAGAATTAGTGGAGCACCATTAAGCCCAAATGGATAAATAGATTGGCTCTACTTACCCCAAGCCCCCAGGGCTATCACAGCTATTGTCAGGACGATGTTCCCAGCCCATCCGACCCCTACAGCGATGCGATGCCACCGGGGACATGGAGGGGAACCTGTAAGAGACAATGTTTGGAGAAACACCATCAGCCCCCAGCGTGAGAAATAACAATGGAACTTGTTCTTCTCTGGAGCCTGTCTCAGCCCCCTTACCTGGGAGTTCCTCTCCTCTTCACATAACGCTAGGGGCGGCTTTACCAATGGCAGCTTCTTTCACCCATTTCTCACAAAAGCACCTTCACCCCTTTTCCCCCACACTGTCCCTTATGCATGATTTAGGCCCTCcataatagctgcctcagaaggattctccagatctgctggccagacaccatcagtaacatccacctcttggagaggacccgtcaactcccagcagaggaagaaattagaaggagaaggtggagctggataggacatacactacgcaagcagccaaccaacatcaccagacaggcactgcggtggaactcccaaggcaagcggaaaagaggccgtccaagaaatacctggcgacgcgaccttcaggctgatagcaaaaaaatgggctatacctggaaccagctagagcaaatggcccaggatagaggactctggagatctgtggttggcgtcccataccccgattggggtgacgggcatgagtgagAGTGAGTAAATCATTCTACACAGCCAGATCCTTTCTTACATTCCCCCTGTAAAGTGACacccatgtacattggccaaaccggacagtctctaggcaaaagaataaatggacacaaatctgacatcaggaatcataacattcaaaaaccagtgggggaacacttcaacctctctaaccactcagtgacagacttgaaggtggcaattttgcaacaacaaaacttcaaaaacagactccaaagagaaactgctgaactcgaattaataggcaaattagatacaattaactctggcctaaatagagactgggaatggttgggtcattacactaattgaatctatttccctatgctaagttctcctcacaccttctatcggtcatcttaattatcacttcaaaagggttttttttcctcctgctgatgatagttcatctcaattgattagacttttcctgttggtatgcgtgcttccaccttttcatgttctctgtatgtataaatatctcctgtctgtgtgttccattctatgcatccgtagaagtgagctgcagctcacgaaagcttatgctaaaataaatgtgttagtctctaaggtgccacaagtcctcctgttctttttacccaTGGTAAACTGCCTAGTAATAACGGctaagcaaaaaacaaaccaTGTGAAGCCTCCAAATTGTTAACCAAGCTAATACATATCACCTTGTATTCCTGTGACCATCCCCCTTGTCTTCCCTGTCCCTTCCTTCATGTTCTAAATACCCCGGTTGTGTTTTGACCCCATTTAGACCCCCAATCCTATAGATACTGTTACGCCAGGAGTCACCAGGTGGTGCTGTTACACACCGTCATATACATTCTTTTTCTTAATGTGTGAGCACTGGTCAGTCTTTGAAGCAGTGttatattattgtttattttgtgGTATACAGTAGCTTCTTTGTGGAGGAGCTGTGGCACCAGCAGGGGAGTTTGCTTTCTGCCT
This DNA window, taken from Mauremys reevesii isolate NIE-2019 unplaced genomic scaffold, ASM1616193v1 Contig1, whole genome shotgun sequence, encodes the following:
- the LOC120392519 gene encoding killer cell lectin-like receptor subfamily B member 1B allele C isoform X1, with translation MAGEIIYADLKIPGASSSSRPPQPSQHLSSPPCPRWHRIAVGVGWAGNIVLTIAVIALGAWVSQLHISCEGQTRGTLNTSENNEAECSCQEDFRSHLKPHNGSLAEGSGCKLCPSYWLLHGDKCYWLSKERKNWTGSRDDCSGKSSRMLAIRNQEEMDFIRNVTKAVNHIWIGLNVTSPEKNWMWVDGSLVNQTLFPVTGLAEQNSCGVMKGEQIRSEICGAEFKWVCQKEAFQI